In Gopherus flavomarginatus isolate rGopFla2 chromosome 5, rGopFla2.mat.asm, whole genome shotgun sequence, one DNA window encodes the following:
- the LOC127051142 gene encoding inositol 1,4,5-triphosphate receptor associated 2-like isoform X2 gives MKVDPDPPEDPLLNSLPELSVLERLGLHRVALTEQDVEAAFTHLALAFRCDMFTLRRRVQVEERARDVAEENIQQELEECRAALQRLGLSCVDPKRKELVRQLQQSLTVLAGSVERAMSAAEKLGAVHQEARMSRAAEVMVQHVENLKRHHLREHTELEEMKRLIQQNSRNRQLAENRDDGEQRLKLPLMRSFQQASSRRRVSIAVIPKQLTLFPSPESGRTPEGEAAKAAWESSPSTERETSCFQEDSTDGYFILRSDSSNSLHQSHPQADRTECEGDRGCYADGSERELWRRGSTSKPMKEEPDGASDSSGLTEELQQLRLSSPAPAKEIPWPWVFLPQHYWLFLWLLFLGLTCLVLMRILELQKQQPAPPPNS, from the exons ATCCTGACCCTCCCGAAGACCCACTGCTGAACTCTCTGCCTGAGCTCTCGGTGCTGGAGCGGCTGGGCCTGCACAG AGTGGCTTTAACTGAGCAGGACGTGGAG GCAGCGTTCACGCACTTAGCACTGGCCTTCCGCTGTGACATGTTCACTCTGCGGCGGCGGGTGCAGGTGGAGGAGCGGGCGCGGGATGTGGCAGAGGAGAACATtcagcaggagctggaggagtgCCGGGCAGCGCTGCAG AGGCTGGGCCTGTCCTGCGTCGACCCCAAGCGCAAGGAGCTGGTCAGGCAGTTGCAGCAAAGCCTGACGGTGCTGGCAGGGTCTGTTGAGCGGGCGATGAGTGCGGCAGAGAAGCTGGGGGCCGTCCATCAG GAGGCACGGATGAGCCGGGCGGCAGAGGTGATggtgcagcacgtggagaacctgAAGAGGCATCACTTGCGGGAACACACGGAGCTGGAGGAAATGAAGCGGCTGATCCAGCAGAACTCCCGCAACCGGCAGCTGGCTGAGAACAGGG ATGACGGTGAGCAGAGACTGAAACTGCCCCTGATGCGATCGTTCCAGCAG gcGTCGTCACGTCGGAGAGTCAGCATCGCTGTCATTCCCAAACAGCTCACG CTGTTTCCCAGCCCCGAAAGTGGGCGAACACCGGAGGGGGAGGCAGCCAAGGCGGCATGGGAGAGCAGTCCTAGCACCGAGAG ggaaaCCTCCTGCTTCCAGGAGGACTCCACCGATGGATACTTCATCCTGCGCTCAGACTCCTCCAACTCCTTGCACCAAAGCCATCCACAGGCAGACAGAACTGAGTGTGAGGGGGACAGAGGCTGCTACGCAGACGG GAGCGAGCGGGAGCTGTGGAGAAGGGGAAGCACCAGCAAGCCCATGAAGGAGGAACCTGATGGGGCATCAGACAGCAGCGGGCTGAcagaggagctgcagcagcttaGACTGAG CTCCCCAGCACCCGCGAAAGAGATCCCCTGGCCGTGGGTTTTTCTGCCCCAGCACTACTGGCTTTTCCTGTGGCTGCTTTTCCTGGGCCTCACTTGCCTGGTTCTGATGCGGATTCTGGAACTGCAGaaacagcagccagcaccacCCCCCAACTCCTAG